The Treponema phagedenis DNA segment ATTTAAGTATTTTATTTTTCCTAATTTTCTCTTATTATTCTTAGTGTTTCTTTAAATTCTTTTGTCTTTTTGCTTCTTCTAGTAGGATTTTTATTTCTTCATCTGTTAGTTCTTCCGCATTTTCTATAAGGCTTTCTAAGATTGCTCCTCTTGTTATGAGCCTATGAGTTCTTTCTTTTCTTCTTTTTACTATGTCTTGTTTTAATATCTTTTTTTCTTGATTTTTTAGTTGCCTTAATCTTTCTTCTGTATCGTCTATTTTATCTTTTATTTCTTTTGACTCTTGTCTTAGTTGTTCTAATTTTTTCATAAAAGCCACCTATCTAATCTTTATTTTTAATCTTCACTTTCTAAAAAATCATCTTCCATATCTTCATCTGAGTTTTCTACTTTCTGATTGTCTAACTTGTCATTTTCATCATCAGGATTTTTAGTTTCTTCTACATCAATTTCTTTATCTTTAATATGAATTTCCGTAAATTCCTTTAACTTTTCTCTGTTCCTGTTATCTGATAGTACATAGTCTAAAAAGGCATAAACTAAATCATTATTTGTGTCTTCTTGCCTACCTGTAATTTCTCTTTCAAAGGCTTCAAACACTCCGCCCTTTTGAATTTTTCTTTGTGTCTCAGCTTTTCTTTTTAATTGATTTTTCTTTTGATTAAGTAGCTTTTTTCTGTTTTGTGCCTTTTCAATTTTGCATGCTTCTTTCTCAATTTCTTGCATTATTTTTTCTAATTCTTTCATCACAATTTCCTCCTTATATATTTTTTCAAACAAAAAATACTAAGCACTCATCTAAATACTTAGCATTTCTTTCAATAATATATATTTTCTTGTTTCTTCCCAATTTTACTAAATAACACGCCTATTATTATAAAAATCCCAGATAATGACATAACAAATCTTATTCCCATATACTCCGATAGCATTCCCAGTATTATTATGCCAAATGGTGTCGCAACACTAATTATTGTTTGAATTACGGAAAATACCCTCCCAATATATCTTTCAGAAGTTATGCTTTGAATTATAATATTATTAAGAGTAGAATATAGTGTCATCGCAACCCCCGAAACAAACAGAATTATTAAATATAGTATAAAATTAGACACCACACCCAAAAGAAATATTGAGAGTCCAAACACAATTACAGCTTCTTTTATAGTAACAGCATATTTCTTTATGGTATTGTTTTTTGCAAAAAAAAGCAGCACCCCTCCAACAAGAGTACCTACCGACCACATTGTCTCATTTAAAGTTAATTTCATTATAGAGCCAACATATACTTGGCTAACCAAAATTGGTGTAAAAAATGCAGGTATTGACACGAAAAAATTGAATAAAACACAAAACACTATAAGTCGATTTAATATTGTACTTTTCTTAATATGCTTCCAAACATCATAAATATCTCTTGCGTTAAATATTTTATCTCCAGTATTATTTTCTTGTAATATTTTATACTTTATCTTACTTAAAATTAAAATAGATATAATAGCAGTCAAAACATCAATGAGCAGACTGCCCTTAAATCCAAATGTAGCTAATATAACTCCTCCTATCCCTGGAGAAACTAACTGTATCAAAGAATTCACTGTTGAATTTAAGCTATTCACTTTTTTTAACTCACTATTATCACAGATGTTTGGTAAAAACGAATTAACCATCGGTAACTGTATGCCCGCTCCAAAAGAACGTAAAACACATGTGATATAAATATATTTGAGCGAATCATATCCTTTGCTAATCATTATATACAATAATAACGTCACAAAAGCGGTAATAATATCACCGATAATTATTAAAACCTTTTTATTATATCTATCCCCTATATGACTCAGCCCCAATGCTATCAAAGCTTGCGGAATATATGTGCAAAGTATAGTTATTGTCAGAATATATGACGATGAAGTTTTTAATACCAAGTACCATATTATACTAAAATTTACGACTGAAGAACCTAACACTGAAATGCCTTGGCTCAAAATGAACTTTACAGCATCCCTATTTATTTGATAGTTAATCTTATTTTTCATTTTTTAAAATCCTTCAAGAGTTAATTGACCATTTATAATTTTTCTATTAACCCTTTCTTTTATAACATCATCATTATATATTTTATCGCACAAAATCGGACTATTTAAATCGTACTTACTCATAACATTCACCCCTCTATCTGCATAACAATAAGTGCAACCATTGCCACAAGTATTATATGCTCCTATATCAACACTTTCCAAACATAGACACTCCTTTCTCTGTCCTTTATCTTTTTGGTAGTGTGCGTCAAGCCCCGTAACACTTTTTATTAGCTCGCAACTTATACATGCTGTTTTTCTCAAATATTGGGCTTCTGTTTGTTGTTCACAACATGAGTGTATCGGGATACCTTTTGGTTTAGCTATGTCAAGAAAATTTTTCAGTATATCAAGTTTCCTCTCCTCACTTACCTCTTTGAAATAATCTTTATTCCTTGTATAAATATCAATAAAACTTATCACCACATGGTCGCAATACTCTCCAATTTGTTCGCATAATTCTTTAAATGATTCTTTATGAAAATTCAAGTCGTATCTATCATTAAGTAAAATTGGATCGTATCTCCAAATCATTTTTTCCTTTCCAATCCTTTTACTTAATAATATAAAATTATCTACAATTTCTTTCTTATTAAACAGATATCTCTCAATGTCGTTCGAATAGTTAGTTATGGTATACAAAAAACAATATTTGTCGTATCCTATTTTTTCAATTTCATCTAAATATTGAACTAATGGGATTGCGTTTTTAGTCCAAAAAACTATAGCTTCCACCAAATCTGGACTTAAAATGATTTTACTTACCATCTTATGATTAACTGGATTTCTTGAGTATACAAATCCCTCTTTTAATCTTTTCACAAACCACTCAGAATAAAAAGCAGGTATATCTGTTCGCCTTGAAACAGATAATATCATATCGAAGACTCCTGACTACATTCTATACTTTTAAAAATATATTCAATATCTGAAGTGAATTTAATTTCAACATTCTTCCTATAATCAATATATTTACCATCAATCAAAAACTCTTTAAATCTTTTTATCATTTCACTACTATCTTCTATTATGAATATAGGTATATTATTCAAATATGCAAGCGTTATTTCCTTCAAAGTTCCATTGCAGCCACCAACAACAATCAATGAATCAGACGATTTAATCGCTAAAACACTCCTACCATCCCCCCCCCATATCTGTATATACATTGTATTTAGCATTTGTACTTAGTTCCTTTTTTTCTGTAGCTTTATCTCTATAAAGAAATGCAATAGAATCTCCATTAAAATTCTCTGAACCCTCATTGGCAGCAAATGGAATTCCACTCCCGCCACCTGACACTAATGTCCAGCCTTTCTCCGCTACTTTCTCACCAATTCTTTTTGCTAAATCTAGAATTTCTATATTATTTTCGTCCCATGCTCCCACAATCATAACATTCATAATCTACCTCTTATTTTCTTTTGTTATAATTCTCTTATATCCATTTTTTTTCGAAGGCTTCATTTTTAAAAGTCTATCTAACTTTTCATTAGTAAGCTTTAATATGTCTATATCATATGCAACACAATTTCCAAGCAACAAAATCAACAAATCTGCATGTTCCTCTTCAAAATTATCTTGATCTTTTGTTATAGCCTCAGAAATCTCTCCTACTTCTTCCATAATCAAAGCCATTCTAAAAAGTTTATCTTCTCCGCCATTTGCCTTAAAATCATTTTGTTTATGCAATTGTTTTACTTTATCTAATAACTCTATCATACTTTTCTCCTATAAAACTATTTTTGCAAAACGTATGCAATATGATTAAAATCCTTATTGATACCAAATCTTTTTATCTCAATAATATCAAAATCACTTTCGTTTAAAAGTTTAATCATTGACTTATTATCATGATAATTAGAGGGAGCTCCATGTTCATACTTCCTGCTATGAGATTCAAAGTCATATGCGTTTCCTAATAATGCTAAATCAGGAACCAAATCAATAATTATAACCCTAGAATTTTTACAAACAATTTGATACAGTGATTTCAACAGATTCTCTTGGTCTAAAACGCTATGAAGCATAAACGCTGAGTAAATATAATCAAATTCACCTATACTACCAATCAGTTCAGAATTTATGCACTCCAAAGAACCATAGATTCCCTTTTTCTTTGCATGTTCCAACATATTTTGGGATATATCTATACCTGTCAACATCAACTTGCACTTACTATTTTTTACTACATTAAGTCCAAGAAGTCCTGTTCCTGTTCCCAACTCCAAAACTTTTATAGACTCACTATTTATTGGCATAAATTTATCAGCTATATATTTACCAAGTTCATCATAAGAATATCCTCTAAGTTTTAATTTTTCTTCCGCTTCTTGCTCATACGTATTAGCCCAATCATCAAAAGCACCAACTATATTTTCATAATAATTATTCATAATGTCCTCCTAACCTTTTTTCCCTAAAATATAGTAACTATAATCAAAATCTACCTGAATTTCGTTAGTTTGGCTCAGTGTCATACCAAACAATTCAATAAAATCACCTATAACACTATACTTTTCACTTTCATAGGCAAATATTTTTTGTATTGACCCAATTGAATACAAGAAACTAAAATAATCCTTTAGGTTCTTATATTTCACAACACAATGAGTATCTATAATGTCTAAAATTTCCATGTCTAAATTACTAACACATTTCTCCATACTAACTCTATTTATTCTTCCTAATAAGTCATTCTCCTCTTTAAATGGTAGTATAGTAGATTGATACTTCTCATTAGGAAACATCATGATTATTTTCCCATCAGATTTTAGTAACTCTTTCATGTGTTTCAGATTATTTCTTTTATCTCTCATGTGATGGAATACCTGCTTTAGGATAATTACATCAAACTTCTTATCACAAAAGTACTCCTCAAAATTCTTTTCCAGTATTTCAATATTGGGATACTCCAAAAGATTATAAGCTTTACTTATCATATCTTTGCTCATTTCTATACCAGTGATGTTAATATCAGTTTTGTAATGCTCATATAATTTTTTAATAAGCTTTGCTGTCCCACATCCAATTTCTAAAAGCTCTATATCATCAGATAACTGACTATCTATCTCATTGGATATAAGTTCCATCATAAGATTATCCGATCCTTTTATGTCAAGAATGTAATTAGATTTTGTTTCCCATCCCTCTGCTACAACTCCAGAAAAAGTATCTTTAACTCTATCGACATAATCCATTCAAAAAACCTCCTTATTATTTCATTTTCAACCCACGTTACATCTATATCATATTTCATCACACAACTTTCCAATTCTTATTTAACTTTAGATACATCAAAAATACTATGATAATTATTCGTCACAAGCATCACATGAATAAGTTTCGTTACCGTCCAATTCAAAAAATTTTTTTAACATTTTCATCTCCTATTGATAACTATTATCAGTGTAATTTTATCATAAATTTTATGTTTATTCAATTTTATATCCTATCCACCTTGATATTTTCCAGATTTTCGATAATCGAAATTCTTGATTTCCGATTTTCGGAAGTCTTGTTATTATGGTTATTTAAGGGTGTAACTTTCTGGAAGGATATAATAAACGTACAGTCAAAAAAGCCCCTAAGGTATATAATAGGGAATAGTAGGAGGATACTATGCGACGTTATAGTCAAGAATTTAAACAGCAGGCATTACAACTGTCAGATGAAATCGGCACAAAAGAAGCGGTGAAGAATCTCGGTATTTCATACGGGACGCTGACCGATTGGCGAAAAACGAAAAATCGCTATAAAGCAAGCGACGGAGCTGCAACGGCAAAAGCTATCGTTTTGGATGAGCGAGAGAGACAGCTCCAGCGCGAAATCAAAGAGCTCAAAGAAGCCAACGAAATCTTGCAAGGCGCACTCGCTTTTTTCGTGAAGGGCTGGAAGAAGTGAAAAAAAGCACTATCTTTGCATATATTTTTTACACGTGTGAAAATGCCGACGGCAAAAAAAGCCATCCGGTTTTGTCGATATGCAAAGCGTTAGGCGTCAGCGAAAGAGGCTATTACAAATGGAAACAAAATCGTAATAAACCGAAACGCTGGCAGCTTCTTCCGGCCGAAATACATAAGATTATCGAGGAAGATTATTACAATGATAATTATGGCGTTGTGCGAATGGTGAGCGCTCTTAAACAGCGAGGCAATCCCAAGTCGTATGCGACGGTACGAAATGCCATGAAAAAGGGAAATCTCCTGCATGAAAGCCGCAGAAGTCCTGACGGACTTACCAAAGCGGATAAAAAAGCGCAACGACCTGAAAATTTAGTAAAGCGAAACTTTTATGCATCAGAACCGGATACACTCTACTTCACGGACATAACAGAAGTTCCCTGCGCTGACGGAAAATTATACATCTGTCCGATGTTCGATGCCTGCGGCGGAGAGATTGTCTCGCTTGCGATGGATAGTAATATGAAAAAAGAGTTGTGCATACGAGCACTAACCGAAGCGTTTGAAATGAGGCAGCCTGGAGCCGGAGTCATAGTTCACAGTGATGCCGGAAGCCAATTTACAAGCATAGCGTATAAACAAACGCTTGGAAAATTCAAAGCTATCCAAAGCATGAGTGATGTTGGAAAATGTTATGACAATGTGCGCATGGAAAGTTTTTTTGCAACATTAAAGAAAGAGCTTTTATATAGAATAGATACAACGAAGATGACACGGGAACAAGTGAAACCGCTTGTATGGCAATACACCATGGTCTATTACAACCGGAAAAGAATCAGTACGGTTAATGAGGATGGCTTACCGCCGACATTGTATCGGCTGAAAGTCACAAAGAAAAAGAATGGAGCGGCTTGAACATACATTTAGGGGATAAAAATACTGAACTGATATTGACATTTCCAAACTGTCTGCCATTTTTATCACTTCCTTTCTTTTTTTGTTGTTTTAGGTGGAGGCTTAATAGATTTTTTATATCCACTTTGTGAATGAGCGTTTTGAAATGATAGAATTAAAAAAAGCCGACTACTGAATTAATTTTGTTGTTTCAGTATGTCGGCTTAATTGTTTTGTTCATTTCAAATTTTAAAAGTCAAGGGCGAGCGTTAGCGAGTTTATTTACCCTTGACTTTTAAAAAGCGAATGATTGTTGCTCCCTGCAAGGGTTTGGCTCCGCAGGACGCAAGCACCCTTTAGGGTGTATAATTGCGCCCTTAGAAAATCTAAGGGAGATTTGATTATTTACAAACCCCTTTATTTTTCTTAATTTCCTCTGATTATTTTTAGTGTTTCTTTGAATTCTTTTGTTTTCGTTGCTTCTTCTAATAGGATTTTTATTTCTTCATCTGTCAGTTCTTCTGCATTTTCTATAAGGCTTTCTAATATTGCTCCTCTTGTTATTAGCCTATGAGTTCTTTCTTTTCTTCTTTTTATTATGTCTTGTTTTAATATCTTCTTTTCTTGATTTTTTAGTTGCCTTAATCTTTCTTCTGTATCGTCAATTTTATCTTTTATTTCTTTTGACTCTTGTCTTATTTGTTCTAATTTTTTCATATAAAACTCCTTTCTTGTAATAAAAAAACGACTAGAACTTTTCTAATCGTCTTTGTTATAAATATTATAATTTGCTATATTCCGTTTTAATTTTATGTTTTCTATATATCTTTCCATGTAATCCAATCTGGAGTAGGTTGATATTTGTCAACAAATTTTTTTATATTCCCACATCTGCCCATAGAAATAATTATGAAAATTATTATTGGAAGGAAGTAGAGATGTGAAGTTAATTTGCACTTCTATAACATTATTTAACACACATAAACTAAAAGAACTATAAATCTAACATTAATAATATTTAAAAGCTAAAGGCATTGCAATGTTCTCTAAAGAAAATGAGATATATTTTAATGCCTTTAAATTATCTATTTATATTTTTTTAATTAGCTGACGCTTTTATCTTTTGATATATATAAAATAAGTGGGTAGGTGATCAGTACAGCTAAGCTTGCAATAAATATACACATATATGCTGGCATAATATTTGCCAAAAATCCATAAAACATATTTCCTAATGGTATTGATGATAATGCAAGCATGCTAAAAACTGACATAATTCTACTTCTAAATTCATTTTTAATATTTTTTTGAAAAAATACTTGTGTAGCTATATTTAATGGCATAACTGAACTAATTACCAAGCAATCTAAAAACGTTATTAGACCTACTACTAAAACAATATTGTCTTTTCCGGCTCCCATTCCATAATAAACACACAAGCCAATTAAGAATAGAAATCCAGATATAGATATTGCACTGTACTTTAATAATTTTTCGGGTTTAATCTTTTTGATAATTGGAAGTATCAAAAATGGCAATAGGATACTTATACCCGCAGTTGCCATCCTATATATACCATAGATATACTCACTGGTTTTAAATACTTCCAAAAATACATAAGTTATAACAACACTAAATATAGCTGAAAATGAAAAGTTAATTAAGGGAGCTACGATTACAAAAATTTTTGAGAACCTATCCTTTCTTAATTCATTAATACCTTCAATGAATTCAGTAAAGAAAGATTTGATACCCTTTGAGTTTTTCTCCTTTAATTCATCAGCATAGGGTGTTTCAATGAAGAAGTTTAATATTAGGGATAAGACTAATAAAGTGTTTATCAAAACAAAGGAGCCAAAAATCCCAAAGCTTTTATATATAAATGCTGCCAGCATTGGTGTTGTAATATATACAATGCCATCATCGACTCTTGATAAAGTAACAGCTTCTTCCATCAATCCCTTATCTATAATCTCGGATAGTATAGAGCTTTCGGCTGAATTATAAAATACCTCAACCATCTCTAAAATTATAACAAGAATATATACTGAGATAAGTGAAATATCGCCATACATACCTGAGTAAACCGCGTATATGCTCATGACTAAAATTTGAACCATATTTAAAGTTTTCATAATGCTAATTCGTTTTAGTCTATCACCTACAACTCCACCCACAGGAGTGAGTAAAATTCTTGGAATAACTATAATGGATAGAATTGAAGCATATACAAGTGGCGATCCTGTTTTTTCCAAAATATATAAGGCTAGGGTAAATTGAAGAATATTGCTAGAACCCATAGAAAATGCTGTCGCAAAAAAATAGCTAAGATAGCTTTTATTTTTTAATAAACTTTTAATAGGTTTCTTCAATATTTAAACCCCTTTCTATTTTCCTAATCCCTCAACTATCATTTCAAAAGCATCTACTGTGTATATTCCTGAGAACATATATCTTAATGGAACTACAATAAACTTTTCATTTTTTATTGCATTGACATTTGCAAGTTCTTTATTGTTTTTTAATATGCTTATTAAATTCTCTGCTCCCTTGTCTCCTGGAGTTTCGTGCAAGATTATATAATCAGGATTCTTAGCAATAACATCTTCCCATCCAACAGTCGCAAATTGCTTGTCAATATCACTAAAAATATTTTCTCCGCCTGCTTCAGCAATCAATAAATTTTCCAAACTCTTTCCTGCTGCTACCATTGGCTTATTATCATCTCCATTATCAAATCCCATAACTTTATACTTCTTTGATGTGTCAACCTTGTTCTTTATTTCTTTAAATCTAGCTTCAATTTCATCACAAAGTTCCTTTGCCTTATCTTCAACATTGAATATTTTGCCAAGATTCATGATATCAACATACATATCATTAATTTCAGGTTGTTTATCTAAAGAGCCTTCAGTAACCAATATATTTATTCCATTTTCTGTATAATCCTTATATTCACCAAAAATATCAGGAACATTGAAGTAAAAACTATCCATTAAAATAAAATCTGGCTTAAGAGATAAGTTTACTTCAAGACTTGGAAATGGACTCTTTAAATATCCCTC contains these protein-coding regions:
- a CDS encoding DUF3847 domain-containing protein gives rise to the protein MKKLEQLRQESKEIKDKIDDTEERLRQLKNQEKKILKQDIVKRRKERTHRLITRGAILESLIENAEELTDEEIKILLEEAKRQKNLKKH
- a CDS encoding MFS transporter gives rise to the protein MKNKINYQINRDAVKFILSQGISVLGSSVVNFSIIWYLVLKTSSSYILTITILCTYIPQALIALGLSHIGDRYNKKVLIIIGDIITAFVTLLLYIMISKGYDSLKYIYITCVLRSFGAGIQLPMVNSFLPNICDNSELKKVNSLNSTVNSLIQLVSPGIGGVILATFGFKGSLLIDVLTAIISILILSKIKYKILQENNTGDKIFNARDIYDVWKHIKKSTILNRLIVFCVLFNFFVSIPAFFTPILVSQVYVGSIMKLTLNETMWSVGTLVGGVLLFFAKNNTIKKYAVTIKEAVIVFGLSIFLLGVVSNFILYLIILFVSGVAMTLYSTLNNIIIQSITSERYIGRVFSVIQTIISVATPFGIIILGMLSEYMGIRFVMSLSGIFIIIGVLFSKIGKKQENIYY
- a CDS encoding DUF1848 domain-containing protein → MILSVSRRTDIPAFYSEWFVKRLKEGFVYSRNPVNHKMVSKIILSPDLVEAIVFWTKNAIPLVQYLDEIEKIGYDKYCFLYTITNYSNDIERYLFNKKEIVDNFILLSKRIGKEKMIWRYDPILLNDRYDLNFHKESFKELCEQIGEYCDHVVISFIDIYTRNKDYFKEVSEERKLDILKNFLDIAKPKGIPIHSCCEQQTEAQYLRKTACISCELIKSVTGLDAHYQKDKGQRKECLCLESVDIGAYNTCGNGCTYCYADRGVNVMSKYDLNSPILCDKIYNDDVIKERVNRKIINGQLTLEGF
- a CDS encoding MazG nucleotide pyrophosphohydrolase domain-containing protein, encoding MIELLDKVKQLHKQNDFKANGGEDKLFRMALIMEEVGEISEAITKDQDNFEEEHADLLILLLGNCVAYDIDILKLTNEKLDRLLKMKPSKKNGYKRIITKENKR
- a CDS encoding methyltransferase domain-containing protein, translating into MNNYYENIVGAFDDWANTYEQEAEEKLKLRGYSYDELGKYIADKFMPINSESIKVLELGTGTGLLGLNVVKNSKCKLMLTGIDISQNMLEHAKKKGIYGSLECINSELIGSIGEFDYIYSAFMLHSVLDQENLLKSLYQIVCKNSRVIIIDLVPDLALLGNAYDFESHSRKYEHGAPSNYHDNKSMIKLLNESDFDIIEIKRFGINKDFNHIAYVLQK
- a CDS encoding class I SAM-dependent methyltransferase, encoding MDYVDRVKDTFSGVVAEGWETKSNYILDIKGSDNLMMELISNEIDSQLSDDIELLEIGCGTAKLIKKLYEHYKTDINITGIEMSKDMISKAYNLLEYPNIEILEKNFEEYFCDKKFDVIILKQVFHHMRDKRNNLKHMKELLKSDGKIIMMFPNEKYQSTILPFKEENDLLGRINRVSMEKCVSNLDMEILDIIDTHCVVKYKNLKDYFSFLYSIGSIQKIFAYESEKYSVIGDFIELFGMTLSQTNEIQVDFDYSYYILGKKG
- a CDS encoding transposase encodes the protein MRRYSQEFKQQALQLSDEIGTKEAVKNLGISYGTLTDWRKTKNRYKASDGAATAKAIVLDERERQLQREIKELKEANEILQGALAFFVKGWKK
- a CDS encoding DUF3847 domain-containing protein; its protein translation is MKKLEQIRQESKEIKDKIDDTEERLRQLKNQEKKILKQDIIKRRKERTHRLITRGAILESLIENAEELTDEEIKILLEEATKTKEFKETLKIIRGN
- a CDS encoding MFS transporter, giving the protein MKKPIKSLLKNKSYLSYFFATAFSMGSSNILQFTLALYILEKTGSPLVYASILSIIVIPRILLTPVGGVVGDRLKRISIMKTLNMVQILVMSIYAVYSGMYGDISLISVYILVIILEMVEVFYNSAESSILSEIIDKGLMEEAVTLSRVDDGIVYITTPMLAAFIYKSFGIFGSFVLINTLLVLSLILNFFIETPYADELKEKNSKGIKSFFTEFIEGINELRKDRFSKIFVIVAPLINFSFSAIFSVVITYVFLEVFKTSEYIYGIYRMATAGISILLPFLILPIIKKIKPEKLLKYSAISISGFLFLIGLCVYYGMGAGKDNIVLVVGLITFLDCLVISSVMPLNIATQVFFQKNIKNEFRSRIMSVFSMLALSSIPLGNMFYGFLANIMPAYMCIFIASLAVLITYPLILYISKDKSVS
- a CDS encoding ABC transporter substrate-binding protein encodes the protein MNSKKILSLALALLLVVGFAGCAKKDNVESDTKKEVVENKVEEKVESKAEEKTDEAKKDHYPVEIDNFDHKTVYEKAPERIIAMDYNAASTLVALGQKDKIIASREAGLLSIDDVAEKYREDVKNIPIPEGYLKSPFPSLEVNLSLKPDFILMDSFYFNVPDIFGEYKDYTENGINILVTEGSLDKQPEINDMYVDIMNLGKIFNVEDKAKELCDEIEARFKEIKNKVDTSKKYKVMGFDNGDDNKPMVAAGKSLENLLIAEAGGENIFSDIDKQFATVGWEDVIAKNPDYIILHETPGDKGAENLISILKNNKELANVNAIKNEKFIVVPLRYMFSGIYTVDAFEMIVEGLGK